In Stigmatopora nigra isolate UIUO_SnigA chromosome 18, RoL_Snig_1.1, whole genome shotgun sequence, one genomic interval encodes:
- the meiob gene encoding meiosis-specific with OB domain-containing protein: MAATNYSSISELHPNLFHTKVVGIIIGKTDIKSFPDRKNVGVDRFTFGFTVKDSPDFFMNVSAWGNDNYIHGLSQSFNIGDIVIIDNPLVASKDPEKEERFCPTTPSPYRLMLAESHSKVSLCTDVDTSDSLLPLFYIPVKDSRDFYSLGDVLANGQNLEGSFINILAAVKATGDMKLFRKSDGSQGQRLEVKLFDDLVSSFPLICWDKEAIHLIQTSVSKGTVIFIADTKINFDRFRNGMTATVNSKTIITVNPDTQEAGPLCRYAREMFESGALEQEDMPENVLAESITDVYTVSQLKNKVQESSEASYGITYCFISKLDLDATVSKVIRTRCAKCKFQVEEGAQYCTNQLCPGRGQAFSSTVGFDLLMDLTDHTGTIHGCTLKSPVAEAMLGCTTEQFTHMTDNERSAMKWKFLLERCRTCVKVLPSTRTKSGFVAVVLACSLADSDEVKQFMSTLIQAARVPCFKPQMGSSESAKQMPK, from the exons ATGGCGGCCACGAACTACAGTAGCATCTCTGAACTTCATCCCAACTTGTTTCACACT AAAGTGGTTGGCATCATCATCGGAAAAACTGATATAAAGAGCTTCCCTGACAGAAAAA ATGTTGGTGTGGACAGATTCACTTTTGGCTTCACTGTAAAGGACTCTCCTGACTTCTTTATGAATGTATCTGCTTGGGGAAATGATAATTACATCCATGGACTTTCCCAAAGCTTTAATATTGGTGATATTg TCATTATTGACAACCCATTAGTGGCCAGCAAAGATCCAGAAAAGGAGGAACGATTCTGTCCAACAACACCAAG TCCTTACAGGTTAATGCTGGCAGAAAGTCATTCCAAAGTATCTCTATGTACAGATGTGGACACTAGCGATAGCTTACTGCCACTATTTTACATCCCAGTCAAAGATTCTAGAGATTTCTACTCTTTGGGAGACGTTTTGGCCAATGGACAGAATTTGGAGGGATCTTTTATAAACATACTTGCTGCTGTCAAAGCG ACTGGGGATATGAAACTATTCCGAAAATCAGATGGAAGCCAAGGACAGAGATTGGAAGTCAAACTTTTTGACGACTTGGTGTCGTCCTTTCCCCTCATCTG TTGGGACAAAGAAGCCATTCATCTCATTCAGACTTCAGTATCTAAAGGAACCG TGATCTTCATCGCGGATACCAAGATTAACTTTGACAGGTTCCGCAATGGAATGACTGCCACGGTCAACTCCAAAACCATTATTACTGTCAATCCTG ACACGCAAGAGGCCGGTCCGCTGTGCCGCTATGCCAGAGAGATGTTCGAATCTGGCGCTCTGGAACAAGAGGACATGCCAGAGAATGTTCTGG CAGAGTCCATCACCGACGTGTACACGGTCAGCCAACTGAAAAACAAAGTCCAAGAAAGTAGCGAAGCGTCCTATGGCATCACCTACTGCTTCATCTCCAAGCTGGATCTGGACGCAACCGTTTCAAAAGTCATCAGGACTCGATG CGCCAAGTGCAAATTCCAGGTTGAAGAAGGCGCGCAGTATTGCACCAACCAACTGTGTCCAGGCAGAGGTCAAGCTTTTTCATCCACTGTGGGATTTGATCTTCTGATGGACCTCACAGACCATACAGGCACCATCCATGGGTGTACTCTCAAAAGTCCAGTCGCTGAGGCCATGTTGGGCTGCACT ACAGAACAGTTTACTCACATGACTGACAATGAACGCTCTGCAATGAAGTGGAAGTTTCTGTTGGAGAGATGCAGAACATGTGTGAAG GTTCTACCCTCCACTAGGACCAAAAGTGGGTTTGTGGCGGTGGTCCTGGCCTGCTCATTGGCCGACTCGGATGAGGTGAAGCAATTCATGTCGACCTTGATTCAGGCAGCTCGAGTACCTTGTTTTAAACCTCAGATGGGAAGTTCTGAAAGTGCTAAGC